TAGATGTTCGTGGATTCGACATAGCTTTCAAATGACTTAACGGATTTCTACCGCCCGACCCGCATGATGTTTGCGGGATCGATTCCTCTTCGGATCGCGTTTGTCGCAGCACCTCCTCGAAAGGAGTGCGGTGTAAGGAGCTGTGCTCCAAGTCCTGCGTccaaagtggttttttttgatGAGTCGTGAGGCGTGATCCCTTGAGTATGGCTTGCCGGAGCTATTgctggaaataaaattttctggcAAATAAGGGGATCATTGATGGCGCAGCGAATTCCACAGTCTTTCTTCGCTTGCACTCATTCTGAACGCTATAGTACACCCTATTCCCTCTTAATCCGTCTTAGATTTTCTAATAGTAATCCACCATATATCTCCGCCTTTGTGCCTAAGGTCAGCAAAACGTAGCTGAATCACTTCGCTGACTCTCAGAAACGCTAAGAATGCCAGCTAAATCATGTCCGCTCCCTTGACAGCCATGGTAGATGACCTATTAATGGCCAATCCGACCACTTTTTCCACATCTTCTCCAGTTGCTTTCGTCCTGTGGCGGACCGGAGGtctctttttgtttcctgTGCGGAGGAGTGCTCGTTGGATTTCATCGTCAACTGTCGGTAAAGGACCAAAGAAGTGAGTCAACGCTGCCAAATTGTAGCTCAATGTTCTGGTTCTTCCTTTATCGATAAGGTAGGCGAGGTTCCGTAACTTGTGGATCGCCTGAACGGGAACCCGAAATTTCTCCGCAAACTTCTGGAAGTCCCGCCGAACTCTCTTGTAAATCTGGAGAGCTCCTGGTGCTACTGCAGTATCCAGGCAATCGTTAATTATCCTTGCGACTTCGTCCATCCTTGCTTCAGCCGCAACCGCTGCAGTCTCTCCCGCGATTTTCCATTTAGGGAGCTCTGTCATTTCTGAAATGCATAGACTCTTGTTTTACGGTAGACCGCTATGTTGTGTGGTAGGTCATATCATTGATCgcaatgttctggaagttcgtTCGCAATCCCGAGCGGTATATAAGGAGGCTAGTTAGCTGTTTGGTTAGTCTGTTCTACTCCGCATTCGCTGTTTGTACTATTCCATTGCTGGTTTTGCTATCTACAACTGAACGCCTTAGCTAACTCCGCCCCCGCAGAAGGAAATCGTGATACTAATAGTTGTTCTCTGGATCCTGTTCTCGTGTAATGCATGCATATTTGAGAGCAAAATAATGCGATGACCTGTGACTCGGGGACATGTTTGGTGGGCATTTATGCTGGCCCTGCCTATATCCCTAGGAAGTGGCCCATAAATATGTGGCTACCCTGTGGCAACGATTGCGGACCTTGTTACCGTATTCCTAACTAGTCCTCGGGATACGTCAATGGAGATTATTGGCGTACCAAGCGCTACCTTGTGGATATTTCTCAGGGTATGATTACTGTGAACTACTAATTACTGTAATAGGGATGGGTGGGCGGGACTTGAGCTGTCAAAATAGCCGGAATGGCGATTATCCCGACCCACCCCCTCGGTCGTACGCGGACGCAGCCCAAAACCCCACTTTTGCCTCCAATATATTACGGCAAAACCTACGTTTTGAATTCTACTGGACAAGCGGAAAAGATAAAGCCCGTGAGGGGGTCAGAAAGAGATCAAGGCGAAATCGAAATCAAGCGATTCTCTCCCGAAGGTATATGAAGTGGAGCCTGCTTTTAACAACGGAGAGCCTGCGGGGAATATCATAAATTGCTTAATCTGAGGAATCCAACCGTTACCGTCTTTCAACAATGGGAAGAATAGGTGTGAGGTCCACATTGGAAACCTTAATATACACCTACTCTTATTTGCTTTGGCACACAACAGAGTCTGAGCGATAAGAAAAGGAGGAGGAACTCACCAGCCGAGGGAAACGGTGCAGCATCTTTGGACCAACGGCGAAAAGGCATCATGAGCCACGGCCGCGTGGTTTTCGTCTCTTGAAACGAatctttttacattttctacTAGCTGTACTAGCGAACATGTCCACTGTGCATTTCCCCCATACTCTTTGCAGCTCTTCAAAAATCTCGTCTCTTATGCACCAATAATCAAGATCAATCTCTCTAGAGGCTTCGTCAGCCTCTGTGTTGAATTCTCGTGAAATCCAAACAAATTCTATCCTTACTCTTAAACTATCGCAAAGATTCCAGATACGTTGGGCAAGAATTTGAAGGTCTGGTTTGGTGCTACCTTAGGTTAATATAGCGATGGCTACCTGATTGTCTCAGTGCCAGACAACTTCCCCACTGAACAAGTAACCTGAAAAAGCTTCTAGCCCCAATAAAATAGCAACAAGTTCCCTAGCCGTACTAGACGCGCCAATTAGATCTGCGGGGAGGTTAGTAGAAGAGAAGATTTTGTCATGGTTGTCTAAGTATAAAACAGACCCTACTCCTAATTCAGAAGATCACAAAAACCTCTAATCGCATTGAGTAGGTTTCTCGATGAAGTCAATGAAATAACTTGGAATTCTGTATCAAATCTTAACCAACCTAGGATCTCAGCTTTTTCTGCTTGGTCTAGTGCCCATCTATACGTTAGAGCTGTTCCTActtgttctttctttgctAGAGACGTGACCACTGCTTTCCACACTCCTCTTTTCTCTAAAGGAATAACTAAATGCATAGAAGCCAATGTTCCTTGCCATTTCATTCGATCTAACAAGGACGGTCCACGTTTGTAGAGAAGCCCAGAGGCCATTTTACGACACTTCAATCTTCTCTCCTGTgaaagattcaaagaaaaggaTTTCAAATCTATTATGTGTCCTAACCAATTCAGTTTCTGGAGCGGGATTCAGGTACATTTTTCTTCCGCCACTAGGAAGCCGGCATTATCCAGGTCTTCTCTAATAACCTGGACGAATTCTTTGCACCTATGTGCAGAATCTGCCCATATCAGGTCATCGTCAAGATAGACGGCAATACTGATCCCTTGAGATGGCAATTTAGCTAATAAAGGTCTCATTAATTTTGTGAACACCATTGGCGCTGTCGATAGACCAAAAGGCAGTACAAGAAAAGTGTAGTATCGTCGCCTCCATTTAGAACCTAGAAACTTAGTCCATTTGAGGTGGATCTTTACGTGGTGATAACCTGATTTACGATCGAAACTCGCCATAAAACCTCCCTAGAGTAACAGCGATCTTTTGCTAAATCCTCGAAtttaactttattcttttccagaattctaTTCAGTGATGAGAGGTCTAGAATCAAACGTAACTCTTTTCCCTTAGCTATCGAAAGAGAATTCACTCTTATGGAATGTCTGAATTGAGTGTTTATCTCAACTGTGGCACTCGATGCCAACAGACTTTCAATTTCGTCATTTACAAAGCTGTCGTTCTCATATGCTGAGGAGGAATTTTCTCTTAGTCATATTAGTGTGGGAGCTTGAGTACATTTGGGGTGATATCCATTCAAAAGAACTTCgcgaatgaaagaagaaagatgtaGGGACATCCAAAATTGATATTTCTCATGTATACGACCAGCTATGAACTCATCTTCACTGTTTTGGGGATCCCTTGCAGTCCTTCGCAAAATGGCCGAAGCGGCCGCAGTGATGACAGTTGGGCCTTGGACGCCCCAAGTATCCTTGCTGATGTGGGTTCTGCCGGCCCATCTGGCCGCCCTGGTACTGTGCAGGCATCTGGTATGCGAAAAAAGGCTGGGTCCCTTCAGGAGCGGGTGCCCATGCCGCTCCTCCGTACCTAAAAGGCTGACTAGGAGGGATACAGGGGTGTCTCCGAGTCTTCTATACGGCTGTGCGTGATACAGTGGGCTTTTTATCTGAGCAGGAGCATGATATAGAGGAAAGATTCCATGCACAAGAGATCTTTTCGAGAAACACGtaccttccttcttttcttctcccttATAAATGCGGCGAGAATAGGATTAGTAGTCTGCATGCTTTCAGCCTTTGCATGCTGATCATAAAAATCGAATACTTAAGGATCCGTGTCCGCTGTAGTGAGGAGTTCGTTCCTCTGCGAAATAGCACGGCTTAGACTGCCTCTTATCTCGAAATCCTCGGGAGCAAATTCCTTAAGAGGAATCAGGATATTTAGAATGCTAGAGTTGAAATCGAACTGCCGAGCCAAGCCTGGTTTTGAGAAATTGGGCTTTGTCGAAGAGGTAGGAGTGTTAGCCGACGACGGCATTGTTACAGGAGGTGGCGCCACATTCTGGCGAGCTTGATTCAGCAGTTCCTCTAGTTCTTCGCCTGATATTTGCACGACTTCTTCGGCAGTAATGGGGACAAATCCTTCTCTGTCTTCGGACATTGTCGATTGCGTAGCCTACTTGAGCTGTCGAAACAGCCGAAATGGCGATTATCCCAGCCCCTCAGTCGTACGCGGACGCAGCCGTCCGCTCGCATCCAGCGGAATTCGAAACCTCACTAGTGAGGAAACCTTTTGGAAAATATAGACTTCGGAGTGTGGACTGTGAATACGGACGTGGGCACGCTCAATCTCGCCTAATCGTCCCAAAAGAATGCATGGAAGCTGAGGTTGTCCCAACGAGGTGTACTCTCTCCAGTTCACTCAGTAGGCTAGAAgctagttttacttgaataggctgccgaGGAAACCTCATCAGTTTTCGACTGCTCGCACCTGGATGCGGAGCGTGCAAAAAGGTACCAACTTACCTGGTAGAGACGAACGGCGTTTcgcacgccgtttttttttacgataatTAGTGGAGCATGGACGGATCCGATTACTTTTACGATGAGTAATGGCCGACTAAGGAGAATTGGGCGGGGTCacactcatattcgtaatctacgccCTGAACTTTACGTTTTCCACTAGGTTTCCGAAATaaatcaattttgtgatgggctgcctcttattttattttattttttttttgaaatgaatgaattgctTCAAAGAGCGCACTAAAAGCCGAAATAAGAGGAGAGCAATGTTTGTTCGTTCGACACTTAGGCACAAACACATGTCAGTATCCTAATAGTGTGTAGACTGAAAAGAACACTTCTAATTCTGTTGTGTGGAAGACTACCAGCAATTGTTCGTAAAGCcttcatttgttgttgttgttgttgttgtgtgcCTTGTTTGCCTAATATTGTACGGAGCGATGGGACAAGAAAGCCATAGCGAACGTACTTGATGCATGGACTTCCCACTAAGGCTAGATGAATGGTGGTAAGCATTTGCTGTAGCCTCTAACCAGATCTCGTAAAATGACAGAGTGAACTCCTTCCTGAAAATTACGAGTAGAAGGTATACAAATTGTAATACATTGCGTCATTTGGCGCAGTACGATCCGTAGGCCTCTCTACTAGTACTATAATGCCTGCATTCCCGGACAGAATTGCAGAACTCTACATTCTGGAGGATGACCGATACAGCTGATGTGGATGCGGCACCCTACCGCGTGGCTATATTGTTGTTTGCGGCTCCCCATGAACAGGTAGAAATTAGAAGTGTAATCCGTGAGCagattttcaaaggaaattgtTTTCAGTTTGACCGTTGTTGGAAAGAATCCCCGCACTTTGTCGATGGGGCTCCCCTGCGCTCTCAACTTATCAGGGGTAACTTGCTCTTTCGTCGAGATTTGGCTACACGCCTCCTCTGTCGTGAACCCGATCCACATTTGGCACAAGCTAATCAGTGCTTCAAGTGACTTTCACTTGTTGTGCGGACTACATTATCCTGATACAAAAAAACCCTCAATTTTGTATAGATGTAGATAAGTTTCGATTTTGGAGAGTGCGTGTTCcatcttcatcttcaattGTGTTCCGAAGATTTACATGGAACTCGCTATCTACTTTTGCCTCTTTGCAAATGTTTCCAAGTGAGAAATGACCATGCAACAATCGGAAGCTTATTATAAATGATTTTGGTTCATGATTTTGGCATACCCTCTATAAACACAATCGTCCATTGTATTCACAAATCAGTTTTTCGGTTGCCCGGCTCCATAGTGGTCGAAGTGAACTTAAATCGGTAGCTTATCAGTTAATTCTCAGTTCACAGGtgcttcattttcaaattacgACTTTTTTGTGGTAAATAACAAGCTCAAAGATGGAATCCAGGTAAAAGATGACCGTGAACTACATGCAAGCAGCTGCAACGGCTAAAGTTGGCACTTTCCTAAAATTACTTTTCCGATGGAGAGGAAGCGTCTGGAAAATAGTTTGGAAGGAacttacaatttttctttttctttactttaatCTCAGGTTAGTACCTTGCTGAAGGGAAAAAACGAATCAATTTAAAGAATGCTGGAGTCTGTTTGTTATATTCTTCCAGTTTTCTGTAccgattttttctaaaagggAACGACTTTGGTTCCACATTCGAAAGAGTTGTCCGACATTGCCGTTCACTTTCTCGCGAAGCTGCCACAGTTCTCTCTTTTGCAATGGGATTCTACGTCGCACAAATTTCTGACAGGATAGTTTCATTTGCCCCTTGTTTGGTTGCATGGGTAGGATTCATTTTAGATGGTGGAAGGTTTTTATGACAATTCCTTGGCCAGATAACCTCGGATTGCTAATGTGTTCATACATAAGGACAAGAAGTGATGAAAAAGATGCGGTATGCCGAAGCACTCCTATGATTTAGTGCAGTAGTGTTCCTGCTCTCAAGGAAACAGTAAAGAAGTATTTAATATGTGGTCATGAAGCTTTGTCACAAAACTATTAATTCATGTCAGAATATGCCGTTACTGAGCTATCTGTAGTCTCAAAAGCGAACAAAGACATTGTTTGTTCTGCCAATGCAAAGTGATCCTAAGAAACGAGTGAAAAGAGCACTGATTTTGTGAGTATTGATCGACGGCTCACACTTCCTGTTATTGGACCATTTTTGGACATCGTCCACTACATACATGACATACTCGTTTATTACATGGTCTGAATTCGACGGCAGATGTCTGCTATATCGTTGATGTGTAACCATGCTACATATGAACGGGCTTactctgtcacgtgtgtaGATATGTGTGTGGAACGAAGTCCAGAAAGCAGAAAGACGTCAGAAACGGCGTCAGAAAGCGAAAAGTCGGGGTGGGACGGATTCTTGCGGTGTCGAATTGCTCAATGAGCACCAACAAACGCTGAAAGGGGATTCCACAGCTTGTGTGGATTGTTGCGACGACGCCAGAACTTGGAATCAGCAGAACTATTACGCACCAGCATCGCGTGGTAATTCCAAGTGGTTTTGTCGTAAAGTAAATCTCCAATCCTTATCCCAAAGAGGAGGGGAACGAAAACTTCTGAACAGTCCGTTGAATCTTTTTATGGGAAggatgttttttcttgcagatccTTTATTGTAAAAGACTGATATGTGAATGATACTAGAAATGAGAGTAGCCTTATCTCATCATAAAATTGCTGCAAATGAAGAACATTATCAACATCGAAGAAAGCCGTAGAAAACAGCTTTGTGACCGATGCTATGTATGATGCGATAACATTTCTTAGAAGAACTTATTCATGGCAGAACAGCCTCAACAAACCtcattaaggataaaggataaagaacaAAGTGTctgtcgttaatcaatccgcttgagatgcgcatcacgttcacttcaaatcaggatcttttgaggttttacgaacttgtaactcgcccatacaatgacttgcggagacTAGGCGATGTGTCAaaacagtgtttttgtcctctcaaACAAGcctgttaccaatttatcaaccaaCCGAAGGGGTGAAAAGCATGGTTAGCACTAGGTCGAATTCGAACCCCAGACAGCGTAACCTCTTAcagactgcgccacacccgccgcGCTAGATTTCAATATACATGTCAATTTTATGTGCTAGTTGATTACGAGTTTCCACAGTTTCCTTACATAAAACTAACACCTTGTGTATTAAATATTGTGTACGAATAAGAATGAACATAATCTGAGAGAAGAAACAAGACTGAAATGGAAACCGAATTTCTGAACTCCAGGAATTTTTGTTCAGAACACTGACCGCATTATTAGGAGAACAGTGATGAGATACTTCATACTATGCTATGTACTGGTTTTTCGAGACATCAGTGAGAGGATTAGACGGCGGTTTCCAACGTACAATCACCTGGTAAGAAACGTTTAATACGACCATAACATCTCGTTTAACCCCTTTAGCGCTTATGACGATATATGCGCCATAGAGTGCACTTTTTGTACAGGCGCTCGCCACTTAAGAGTTTAAACTTATCGGTAGGTCCCGACGTTAATGACAGAGgcggagaaagaaagaatcgaGGGAGAAGATATAAAACGGGTGTACTGGATGCCTATTGAGTGGGCCATGCAACTACTAAAAAAGTGTTATTCCCGACATCAAATTGATGAGTATCATTTCGCAGTGCTCTGCCAGGTAAAGTAAGCTGTTCttatattttggaattttctccaTTCGTGCTTCCAGAACATTGCCAAGTATCGTGAAATGATGCACAACCTTCTTTCTTTCGACTGGATCAACGTTCCCCTTGTCTACACTCAGgtgatttctgatttcttctctCTATCTTACTGCATTTCTCTCTCTTATCACAATGTAGTCTGTAGTCTGTAGTTTAAAgaacacgaatctgacgtggtgaggaaattCGCAGGGAAAACTAGAAATGTGATTGTAGATTCTGGAGGATCTGAAGTGGTTTGGTTCAtctctctctaatcgtcgaaaaaaagcatttgctTTTAATATTACTTTCCATGTGCACTGAATTCTTGTTCGAGacccatctttgcattcgcatCACTTGCGCCGATAAATAATATGTTTGTGGCGGAAATCTGTAGAAGGCCCCTTATACCTATTCCCTCATCAACGAAAACGAACGAAAGAACAAAAGCTTAGAAGTCGAGGAAGTATCAAGTTCCAGATAACTTCCCTTCTTTTAGACTGGTAAGTGCATGTAGTAAATCCAAGTATGTGTTTTGATTTAGGTTGTGCACATTTGTATATTGGCTTATTTTGGCATTATATGTTTTGCGAACCAACCCATCAGAGAAGAAGTTCGTTGGTTTTCATGATAAGCAACACAAAGATCCACACtggttcttgttttctttgtttgaggGGCGAAAGGCATGGATTCATGATTTTGTGATCCCAGGATACGCTATCTAcgaatttatcttttttgtagGATGGCTCAAAGTTGCACAGGTCAGTTGTTCAGCATCGCTGAAAATCTTTCTATAACGCTTGATTTTCAGGTAATGCTCAACCCATTTGGAATGGATGAAGATGATTTTGAGATAGATATGCTGGTTGAAAGAAACTTGCAGGTGACAATTTTTTCCGAATTCTCTTtcacgttaaaggcatcactccacaaatctgccgtggcatggattttcgttgatacctatatcgggtcgtagattatgaatacaggggtggttccgctcatttcggcttgcatcactgtaaacagacggcttcggaatgcggtccttttcgacgtcctctattgcaacgcgccaccgttgCATCCGGCCCCTCCggcaattcgtcgaaaatccattcggacagGGAGCTCATTTCATTTGACCGATATAAGTATACTCCAACAAAAACCCATAGCAtgccagatttgtggggtgatgcgtttaaatgGATGAAGCGCACTTCCCAAGGCACTTTGTCAGATCGGTCCCTCTGTCAGATCGGACCAGAGATGAGACCATAATCATATCAAAACTTACACGCACGGTACATGCAGAACATGGGATCCAGCTGCCTAAATGTGGTTTGCATTGGGGGAAAAGGTGCTTAAAGTGGCTCAAACGTCTATAGGCTCATTTGTTAAGAGTGCGACCAAAAACCAGCAGATGGCAATTCTAGCCTAATGTGATAATGTGAAAGGCTCCGGAAGGCACATAACACCTTGCTGTTATACTGTTTCGTGAAGATGCGGTTTGTTCAACAATGCCAAAAGATTGCGCCGTCAGGCTGTCGAATGATCCATTCAACCTCCAGAACCATGGtgataaaaagaaggaaatggcACAGATCACCACACGTATGCAGCAGAGTGTTCGAAAGCGAGGAGTGAAATGGAGTCGGAGATTTGGATTTAATTGAGGTAGAAGTTGGAGATAATGTGATATGATGAATACGACTGTAAGGGAAATGGCATCAAGGAGCCATTGTAGAAGAGAGTTGTTTCATCCTCTAAAGCCTAAATGATGCGGGGAAGAGGTCCGGTTATTTTTGTACTTCATACATGGTAGAACTGAAACATGTTTGTAAGCTTCACATATTTGCTACTAGTGGTCGTACACtaattattctaattttacatgTACATGCTTCCCAGTGTTCAGTGTTCGATCGTAGGGCAAAAAATCatgtagaaagaagaaatgcgAAAAATCGGCATTACTGAGAGGTGAGACCAAAAAACAGCCGCACCTTACCCCAGCATGTCGTCAATTAGGCTAGCAACGTTGtataaaggcaacataccacaaaTTTGGCGTGGTGATGGAATCCGCAGGAGAAACTAGaaatgaggttgtagatttcGGAATTCGCGGTAgctccgttcatttctccttTACTGAGTCTGAAGTCTAGTCTAACGGCCTAGAACGcaactaaaatattttttaaaaaataagcgtCGAgtttgtgcatgcgccgcatcccAATTGCGAACGGTCAGAGCAagatattaaaggcatcaccccacgaatct
The Necator americanus strain Aroian chromosome I, whole genome shotgun sequence genome window above contains:
- a CDS encoding hypothetical protein (NECATOR_CHRI.G2889.T1); this translates as MTDTADVDAAPYRVAILLFAAPHEQFDRCWKESPHFVDGAPLRSQLIRGNLLFRRDLATRLLCREPDPHLAQANQCFK
- a CDS encoding hypothetical protein (NECATOR_CHRI.G2887.T1), giving the protein MTELPKWKIAGETAAVAAEARMDEVARIINDCLDTAVAPGALQIYKRVRRDFQKFAEKFRVPVQAIHKLRNLAYLIDKGRTRTLSYNLAALTHFFGPLPTVDDEIQRALLRTGNKKRPPVRHRTKATGEDVEKVVGLAINRSSTMAVKGADMI
- a CDS encoding hypothetical protein (NECATOR_CHRI.G2888.T1) yields the protein MSEDREGFVPITAEEVVQISGEELEELLNQARQNVAPPPVTMPSSANTPTSSTKPNFSKPGLARQFDFNSSILNILIPLKEFAPEDFEIRGSLSRAISQRNELLTTADTDP